Proteins encoded in a region of the Candidatus Zixiibacteriota bacterium genome:
- a CDS encoding HAD family hydrolase, with the protein MTFAQTRRRSGTARLRPPGGGRYAAIIFDMGGTLIEYENIPWPRLYGISLDAVRQYLRRSGRSLPPRPVFRRQFDALLNRRRQLIRAQMREYRIGELLRSLLRSAGIRLQRDELGTVADAYYSVISRQASVYADSESTLRAVRDAGYSIGLLSNTCFRVADHRHDLERFGLWRYLDAADFTSTGRYRKPHPDAFRRIGRRLGVPLKRCLYVGDRQYEDVQGAQGVGMTPVLVRRPGFRYTPGLTRSVEIRNVGALRRHLNLD; encoded by the coding sequence ATGACATTCGCACAGACCCGCCGTCGATCCGGAACGGCTCGCCTGCGCCCGCCCGGCGGCGGTCGTTATGCCGCAATCATCTTCGACATGGGCGGCACGCTCATTGAATACGAAAACATCCCGTGGCCCCGGTTGTATGGGATCAGTCTCGATGCTGTGCGACAGTATCTCCGTCGGTCCGGACGCTCCCTGCCGCCCCGGCCGGTGTTTCGCCGCCAATTCGACGCGCTGTTGAATCGTCGCCGGCAACTCATCCGCGCCCAGATGCGTGAATACCGAATCGGCGAACTCCTGCGCTCGCTGTTGCGCTCGGCGGGCATACGTCTGCAACGCGACGAGTTGGGCACGGTCGCCGATGCTTACTACTCCGTGATCAGCCGACAGGCCAGCGTCTACGCCGACTCGGAATCGACTCTGCGCGCCGTGCGCGACGCCGGGTACTCAATCGGCCTGCTCTCCAACACCTGTTTCCGTGTCGCCGATCACCGTCACGATCTGGAACGCTTCGGATTGTGGCGCTATCTCGACGCGGCCGACTTCACGTCGACCGGACGCTACCGTAAGCCGCACCCCGATGCCTTTCGCCGCATCGGACGCCGTCTCGGTGTGCCGTTGAAGCGGTGCCTGTATGTCGGAGACCGACAGTATGAAGATGTGCAGGGGGCGCAGGGCGTCGGCATGACGCCGGTGCTGGTCCGCCGGCCCGGCTTCCGGTACACTCCGGGGCTGACACGATCGGTGGAAATCCGCAATGTCGGCGCGTTGCGGCGCCATCTCAATCTGGATTAA